From the Bos javanicus breed banteng chromosome 7, ARS-OSU_banteng_1.0, whole genome shotgun sequence genome, the window CATGACAACAAAGCGATGATATACCATTAACACTAAGCCATTTTTCTTATTAGGAAATCCTTTTACATAACTTTTCACacatcactacatgggaaatacaAAATGACAATAACCTTATTAAATTCTGAAAACCCTCCAGAAGGTGACTATTCCAGTTGAACCAGAAGAAACAGATCTTCCTCCTAAAACTgagtaaaacagaaacacaataattataataaaaaacttAAGATATCATTTTCTGTATCTTAGAGCCCTACTCTCTGCAAAAGCTAGACCAAATTACCACGTGAAGAAACGCAGTATGATGTATTTCAATAAGAgtgaaaacagaaatttaaacaaaTTGTAAAACCATTTGTAACGCAAAACTTGACTATCTTGTTAATTTATTCCATATGCAAACATATCTATCCCATTTGTTGTAGAGGTACTAAAAGTACCAAGTATCAGCTACCCTTTGTCAAAGTgactaaggaaatggcaacccactccagtactcttgcctggaaaatcccatggaaggaggagcctggtaggctacagtccatggagtcgcaaagagtcggacacgactgagcgacttcactttcactaagcaAAATTCCAGTCAAATATTTTACCGTATCAGTAAATCAAATGTAGGTACTAGATTAAAAGGTATTCTGAACCCACCCACCAGGTTATACATACTCTCACTCAATCATGTAAAGAATTGAATTCTTTATTTGTGATATCCATAAACGTTGCTATTCTATATGTCTATCCAGGAAGGCAATTTTCTCCTAtaccattgttttgttttgctttttataaacAACAACTTGAATTCTATTGCATGAAAGGGCTACAAATATACATTTGTTAACCAAGCAGAATACACAGATATTTTGCTTTACAACTTGCACCTAAGATACCAGTACACGAAGCTGGTTCATTAGTTATCATAGCAATTTGGGGCCACTGCCCAAGCTATGCATAGCAGTTTTACAGTTTCAAACCTCATGTAGAAAGGGCAGTCGTGATATGGACCATTAACTACATTCCTGTAAAGCCCATCTTAGTTACAAGTAAATGTATAACCAAAGTCTGCACAGATTTTTGATGGCAAAACTTCTAAAATCTGATGCAACTGTCCTGAACAAGTTTTTAAACCAACTGTTTTGCAGATATACTGACATTCTGCCAGTAGATGGTGCCACAAAAGTAAGGGGAAGGATTTCCAGGAGGACAACAGTTCagctataggggaaaaaaaaaacatttaaacctGCTCTGAAAATACAAAATGCACTTAAAGTTTGAGGGTAAAATATAACCCTTATTTGTAACCATTCATTACAGACAAACCAGTAAGAGGGATGAAATTAGGccatctgaattttttaaaacagtttatatGAATGAAAACACATGCTTAACACAAACTATTTCTTTAGAACTACACAGTAcatattttgaagcaaattctcATAGAAGTGACCACCCATGTCAAGATGATAAGCAAATCACTTAGTACAAGAGATGGATGTAGGAAaaactttaaagattttaaaaagccaCATCCACCACTTCAAATGTTTTACCTGTAAGGGATAAAATTCAACACATCACTACCTGGGTaacagcaagaagaaaaaaaaaaacctcacaggACCTTTTAAAAGTTTCTCTAAATACACATTAAGAATTAACAAGAAAAATTACCCTTAAAACGGTACGGAATGGACCCTAGAAAAAAATGTTAGACATGTACGGTCAAACAcaatgatttattaaaaataaaacgtaAAAATGATTTTTGTACATATGCTTCCAAATTTCGGGCATGGGATCCAAGGAGATTTTATAGAAAACGCTGTAGCCAGATATCAAGTCCTTACAACAAAGTAAACTaaaccccccaacccccgcccagGTTTTGCTACAGAATCAGCAAGTtcactccctccccctcccccaaaaaaacacaaattaaaacaagaCATTTTGCTAGTATAAAAACGACCAAAGTccaagtaataataaaaaaatagagtCCATCAATGACTGTAACACAAAAATGTGTATGTGGAGCCAAGTCCATCTTCAGAGGGAGAGACGAGAGAGGTGGCAGGCATATAGGGCAACACCCCCAAGGGTAAGCAGCCTTAGAAGTGGCTCCCCCAAGGGCAAAATGGGGAAAGCGGTGGGAGTGAAAAGGACTTAGGAGTTGACCCTAGGTGGGTGGTTGCGAAGAGCTACCCCTATAGCCACTCCCAAgcattaaaaagacatttttagaaGGAGCTGCCTCCATACCCACCCCCACCGCCATAGCCACCTCTGTAAGGTCCACTGTTGCTGCGACCTCCCCAGCTGCTgcctcctccgccgccgccgccgccgctcttCATGGGCCCATAGGACGACTGGTGCTGGCTGTAGCTGCCGAAACCGCCGAAACCGTTACCGTAGTCGCTTCCACCGTAGGACgaaccgccgccgccgccgcctccgtaGGCGTTGTAGCCTCCGCCGCCACCGCCGTAACCACCGTAGCTGTTAtaaccgccgccgccgcccttaGACAGGCCGTTCTGGTCACGACCACCGCCCCGACCCcggccgccgcggccgccgcggGAGGACCGAGAGCCGCCTCCACCCCCACCGGAGTGGATATCCTCCTTGGGGACAGCCTTCTTCACCTCCACGCGATGGCCCTGGATCGGATGGAACTTGACCACCGCGGCCTTGTCTGCCGCGTCGTGATTCTGAAAATACACGAAGCCGAAGCCACGCTTCTTGCCGGACTGCTTGTCGGCAATAATCTCGGCCTTTTCCACGGTGCCAAACTGCGAGAAGTGCTCGATCAGGTCGCCCTCGGCCACGTCTCCCTTAAGGCCCCCGACAAAGAGCTTCTTCACCTTGGCGTGAGCACCGGGCCGCGCCGAATCCTCCCGGGACACCGCCCGCTTCAGCTCCACCGTGTTGCCGTCCACCGCATGAGGCGAGGCGGCCATGGCGGCATCGGCCTCCTCCACATTGGAGTAGGTCACGAAGCCAAAGCAACGGGAGCGCTTGGTCTGGGGGTTCACCACCACTACGCAGTCTGTCAGGGTCCCAAAGGCCTCAAAGTGGCCGCGCAGGCCGGACTCACTCGTCTGCACGTTGAGGCCGCCGATGAACAGCTTACACAGTTGGGAATTCTCCATCTCCACCGCCCGGGCCTTGCCCCCGCCCTGGGAGCTCCGAGGTTTCGCCGTCGCCGTGATGGTTGGCTAAGGTTTCTTCACAACTTGGGCCCAGCCGTCGCTGGAGCCGCCCCCGCCGGTCAGCGGCggaaaagggaagaagggaaagggaagggaaaaaggaagagaggaagggggagggaaggggagaggtgCCGGCTAGAGGACGAGCCGAGGAAACTGGAAGGCAACCAAAGCCGCCGCTACCGCCACCTCCGCTCCCGTATCTGTGCACCACACAAAGAGGCCGCTGAACGCGCGCGCACCCTCCCCGAGGCGTGCGTCACCGCCGCGTACGGCAGCGCAGGGCAGTCCACCAATCCTCGCCTCGACCTCATTAGTCCCGCCTACCGCGCTGCAGCGCCGCTCTCGGTCACGGACTCCCCGCCCTCCGCGGTCTATTCAAGCCTTCGGCCTGCGCTGCTCCTGTTGCAGCCTTTACCGCTCTGCTTTCACTCCCAGGATCTCCACTGCGCCCTCACTAGGGACTCTCTCTGCCCTTCGCGAACCTCTGCGATTCATTTGCCCCCATCCCCCGCGGCTGTTCCCAGTGATTTTTCCCCCTCCCCTAGCCGTATCCCCTCGCCCAGCTCCGCAGTGGCGTTCGCGCCAGCCCCTTGAGAGACATGTCAGTTCAGCCAATCACAGCCATCCGCCTGCATCCACTTCCGTTTTCGGCAGCTGCTGGACGGGCGCGCTCCCCAGTGCGCGCTGGCCTCGGCGCCCCCCGTGTGCAGAGTTTTCTTGCTACCCAAACGCCGCCTCCCGCCCTGGGCTTgccgcgggggcggggcggggcggggcgccggGGGTGGTAGTGAGCGGGGACGCGCTGGGGGCCGTTCCCAACGGATGCGGCCTGGGGCGTCACGCGCGGGTTTTTTGAAAACTTGACTGTTGGGGTTAGGGTCTTGGATTTACCCGCCGCCTTTCGGCTGGGCCACTACACCTGGCGTCCTCGCCCCTCCCGTCCGCACAAAGATGGAGGGTAGGGGCCTGGTCGGGCAAGGCGGTTATTAACCGTTTGTAGTGGGCCAGAGGCGCGATTAGACAAACATTGGCACGTGGCCCTGCGCGAAAGCGAGCCCGAGGCCATGTGGAAGGACAGCAGCGCGCCGAAAGCGCTTCAGACTTTCCGACCTAGGCTTGGCGCGAGACCCCCGCTACCCCAGTGCTGTCAGTGGAACCCTCTTACGAGGCTCCTCTCAGCGGATGTTTTCATACTCCCCCGCTGTACACATCTTTTCATAGGCCCTGTTATCTGTACGAGCTTCCTTCCCAACTAAAATGTTAGGTTTTTTAAGGCGTTTTCAATCGGACTGGGAGCCAATTAAACACATGAACACTGTACTGTATGTAAGTATCGCACACCCTTGATAACTGCCATATTGACCCAGGTGGGAATACAAGAAACTTATAATGGCTTCCATCTACTGAAACTTTTGCCACATGTGTATGGCATGTGATGGAGAGCCCCAAAATCATGTAGCAAATTAGAAATTCCTCACTGTATCCTGGAATGGAATGTATTCAGAAATGATTAAAGAGGTAGAACTTGCACCGaatcacagagtcaaaggctAGATAAGATTTCTATAGAGAGTTTACCTGAACAAAATCTGGAGAAAATTTATAAGCTCCCAGGAACAGAAAGTGGACCCGTTTGATTGGATCAGGAGGTTTTTGATAGAGAAAAACTAAGTTAGGCTGAGGTCTTGGTATTATGGAATGTCTTGAAATTTAGATTAAGGAGTATAAATACTAATTCAAAGGCATATAGACAGGCTTCAGGGTTTGGGGAGAAACTATGTCTCTATTACCTACAAACCGTGTAACCATCgagttgtgtgactttggacaggtCACctaacctttttaaaattataggttTTATTATCTAAAATTAGAACATAAAACACCTACCCAATGTggcaaaaattaaatgagattctgcatgtaaatgcagagcacagtgcctggcacatagtaagtgctcactTTCTCAATTTATCCAATAACTACTATACCAAGGGTTGGGAACAGGGCAGTAAGCAACAGACAAAAATGTCTGCCCTCATGGAACGGACATTCTTGTGGGGAGAAGCAAACAATAAGAATGGTATATAGCATGTTAGATAGCAATAAATGCCAttgaaaaaattcagagaaggatAATAGCAAAGTATTACCTTATTACAAAACACAATTCAGATATGTCAGGATTTGCTAACCGACTGATGATaaataatgaggaaaataaaagcattccAGTGTTTGATATCTGGAAGCCTAAAACTGCCACATGATAGAACTACAAAAATCTAGgaaaagaaactattttagaGGAAGTATGGGTGATGGTGAATATAGCTGTTAATGTTTAAGGTGAAACTGGGGTCTCGGGGCACTGTGTTCTGGGATGCCCAAGATTATAGCTCTCATGAAAGATCAGACCTGAAGAAGTTTATTTTAGAGTCACTCAAATAAATGTTAAACAGTAAAAGATGAATTTCTGAAACAGAATAAGATGGTAACTTATTTTGTCATCTAAACTGTAAATTctaaagtaacattttttttcctgtattgttttaaaataatcatcCACACAGCCTTATTGAGGATCTGTTACTGATGTAATTACTATTGACTAGAAAAGCTTCATAGAAGCATATGTCTAGTATAAGCCTTACCTATAGAAGGAGGgcagacttccctgttggctgagtagtaaagaatccacctgccaatgcaggaggggcaggttcaatccctgggtcgggaagataccctggagaaggaaatggcaacctattccaatattcttgcctgggaactcccatgatcagaggagcctggcaggctacagtccatggggtcacaaagagtgggacacaacttagcgactaaacaacaacagaaagaggGTAGGGATGATGGGAAACAACAAAGCATGTTTGAGAGACATTTAGAAAGTCAGGATAAGTCCAAGATAACTGGGATAGAAGACTCTTTTCAAGATTAGATTGGTAAAAGTAGGGACAGTGAATAAAGAGTGTTATATAAACACTTAAATGATGCTGTCATTTTGCTACCTCTGAGATCATTCAGgtggaaaaacaatttttttcctactttacCTTTTAGATCATTTCCTGAGTATGTTTCTTGGCTTTTCCTTGCTTACAAGTATCTCAGCCTTccaaaacaaatgtttaaaaatgcaactgaaattTAGACAACCTTTGCTTTCCATCCCTCCGGCAAGTGTGATAACAAGATCTAATTGAATATGATGTTTAAACAACTCAAAAGAACTGAACAGTAAAAAGGGTATATTTTACTGCACctaattatggcagaaagtgaagaggaactaaaaagcctctcagtgaaagtgaaagaggagagtgaaaaagttggcttaaagctcaacattcagaaaactaagatcatggcatctggtcccatcccttcatgggaaatagatggggaaacagtggaaacagtgtcagactttcttttggggggctccaaaatcactacagatggtgactgcagccatgaaattaagacacttactccttggaaagttatgactaacctagatagcatattcaaaagcagagacattactttgtcaacaaaggtccgtctagtcaaggctatggtttttccagtggtcatgtatggatgtgagagttggactgtgaagaaagctaagcgccaaagaattgatgcttttgaactgtggtgttggagaagactcttgagagtcccttggactgcaagaagatccaaccagtccatcctaaagatcagtcctgggtgttcattggaaggactgatgctgaagctgaaactccagtactttggccacctcatgtgaagagttgactcattggaaaagaccctgatgcgggaaggattgggggcaggaggaaaaggggacaacagaggatgagatggctggatggcatcaccaactcgatggacatgagtttgggtaaactccgagagttggtgacagacagggaggcctggcctgcttcgattcatggggtcacaaagagtcggacacaactgagtgactgaactgaactgaatagaaaaagagaactagagaaaaggaaaaagaatgaactgaGAAAGATAGGGGAAACTATGAACAGTTATATTTTCAGAAAGCAGcaactctatttcttttttaagtcaactttttattatttgttgttgttcagttgctcagtcatgttcaactctttgcaaccccatggactacagcatgccattATATCTCAGAGTTAATTTTTGCAGTTGAGTTCTGTCATGGCCTGAACTGTGTCCCCACCCTCTCTTACCTCTAAATTCATAATGTGAAGCACCAGCCTTCAGTACTTCTGAATGTAACTATAATCAAAGATAAAGTATTTAAAGAGGTGATTATCTTAAAATAGGCCCTTAGGATAGAGCCCTAATCCAGTATggttagtgtccttataagaggaagagacaccaggggTATATGTGCACAGAAGAATGACCATGTGAAGAGGCAGTGAGAGGATGGCCACCTGCAAGCCAAGAATAAAGATCTCAGAAGAACTTAACCCTactagcaccttgatcttggacctccagcctccaaaaataggagaaaaattaatttctgttgttcaaaCCACTTATtctttggtattttgttatggaagcctTAGCAAACCAATACACGCTCCATTTTTATTTACCCAAGGTACTTTCCAAAATGGCACTTTGCTGTTTGTGATGAGTAGTGGACTCAACAGCCTTAAAATTTGACCATTCTTTTGGACCATTAGTGATGCTTCTGgaaatttatcctaaggaaataacaGAATCTGTGTAAGTTGGAAACTTCTAATTGCCCTCAAATAGCTATCtgattgggattccctggtagctcagctggtaaagaatctgccttcaatgcaggagaccccagtttgattcctggattgggaagatctgctggagaagggaaaggctacccactccagtattcttgggcttccctgatggctcagtttataaggaatctgcccgcaatgcatgagacctgggtttgatccctgggttgggaagatcccctagaggagggcatgacaacccactccaatattcagtgaagcagaagtaaatagtCACTGTGCTGTGCATGATATCCCCGGGACTTATCttacaactgaaagtttgtaccttttgtcTGGTCACTCTCTTGGACTTGGGAAGCTATCTTTTTCCAACCCCTCCATCTTTGAAATCCCCTTCAATATGGAAGAAACAAACATAAATCCCTTCTATAAGCCTAGACTTTATACTGGAAGCAAATACATAGGTACTAAACAAGATAGTTAATATCTCTACAAATTGAATATATCTATGtattcttttgccttaggagtcAGTcctcattgtttgtttttttaacaaaaagcATTTTATCAAAGTATTGCTCTTATGTTGCCCaagaaggaaaggggaagagaagCAAGTGCCTTTGAGTGGAAAACAATGAGAGGAGACCCAATAATGACATGTTGACAATACTGCCATTCTGTTGAGTGTGTAGTTTAAAGTCAAATTTAATTCGATTTGGTAAAATAAGTAAAGTGACTTTTCATACATCATCATAATTGTATAAGATTCATACCcaagtatcagtcattgttttTCCTATACAATATCAATTTAACTGCTTTATAATATTCTTTCCTGAACTATTTACTATTTCCTTATTTGTTTagaaagaatattccacagtttgtgtggaatactagaccaccttacctgcctcctgagaaacctgtaagcaagacaagaagcaacagttagaactggacatggaacaatggactggttcaaaattgggaaaggagtacatcaaggttgtatattatcaccctgattatttaacttatatgcagagtacatcatacgaaatgctgggctggatgactcacaagctgaaatcaagatttctgggagaaatatcaacaacctcagctatacagatgataccactttaatggcagaaaatgaggaagaactaagagcctcttgatgaaagtgaaagaggagagtgaaaaagctggcttaaaactcagcattcaaaaaacaaagatcatggcatccagtcctctcacttcttggcaaatagatggggaaaatgtggaaacagtgtcagatttcattttcttgggctccaaaatcaatgtggacggTGAcggcagccacaaaattaaaagacgcttgctccttggcagaaaagctatgaaaaacctggatagtgataaaaagcagagacatcactttgctgacaaagatccatatagtcaaagctatggtttttccagcagtcatttatgggtgtgacagttggaccatgaagaaagctgagtattgaagaactgatgcttttgaactgtgatgctggagaagactcttgagagtcccttggacagtaaggagatcaaaccagtcaatcctaaaggaaatcaactctgaatattcagtggaaggactggtgctaaagctgaagttccaatactttggctccctgatgcaaagagctgacttatttccTAGCATCtttcctgatgctggcaaagattaagggcaagacaagaaggggcaacagaggttggatggcatcactgactcaatggacatgagtttgagcaaacttagggagatagtgaaggacagggaagcctggcatgctgccgtttatggggttgcaaagagacacaagtcagcaactgaacaacaacaacggtgactatagttaacaatactatatagtatatttgaaagttgctaaaagagtagacgcttactccttggaaggaaagttatgaccaacctagatagcatattgaaaagcagagacattactttgccaacaaaggtccatctagtcaaggctatggtttttcctgtggtcatgtatggatgtgagagttggactgtgaagaaggctgagcgccaaagaattgatgcttttgaactgtggtgttggagaagactcttgagagtcccttggactgcaaggagatccaaccagtccattctgaaggagatcagccctgggatttctttggagggaatgatgctgcagctgaaactccagtactttggccacctcatgtgaagagttgactcattggaaaagactctgatgctgggaaggattgggggcaggaggagaaggggacgacagaggatgagatggctggatggcatcactgactggacggacgtgagtctgagtgaactccgggagttggtgatagacagggaggcctggcgtgctgcgattcatggggtcgtgaagagttggacacgactgagcaactgaattgaactgaactgaactgaaaagagtaGATCtgaaaagttcttatcacaagaaaaaaattggaactgtgatgatggatgttaactcaaaattactgtggtgatcattttgcaatatatatattgcaaatattATGTTGTAcagttaaaattaataaaatgttatgtgtctaaattatatctcaattaatttttaaaattaattttaaaataaaatacacgaCCAAAAGCTTCTGGGTTTTTGTCCATCGGAGGAAAGTGACCCAGCGAGTGTAAGCCCTATGAATCTACTTTATCCTCCTTCTGTACACTCATACACACATGGATAACTGTGCAGGCTGAACACTATCTTGAAAAAAGATATATCACCTTTGTCTTGGGACCAGATCCACATGAGCAACTCCAAATAAACTTGGAATCCTTACATGTGAAACTAAACTTTAGTAATAACATATTTAATTGCCAACCATCTGGGTGGGAAGTTGGGAAAAGATGAGCAGAATTAAAggatgttatggactgaatgtgtcccccaaaattcatatgatgAGGCCTAATCCCCAGTGTGCTGGTATGTGGAGGCAGGGACTTTGGAAAgtatgggattagtgcccttataaaaagaCCCCAAAGAGCTTTCTAGCTCTCCTTCcatcatgtgaggacacagcaagaagacagccaTTTATAAACTGGGAAGTGAGCCCTCACCAGATActgaatctgccagcaccttggtcTTAGACTTCTCAGCCTCTACAAATATGAGAAATTTTGGTTgtttattgatgcttttgaactgtggtgttggagaagactcttgagagtcccttggactgcaaggagatccaaccagtccattctgaaggagatcagccctgggatttctttggcaggaatgatgctaaagctgaaactccagtactttggccacctcatgagaagagttgactcattggaaaagactctgatgct encodes:
- the HNRNPA0 gene encoding heterogeneous nuclear ribonucleoprotein A0, with product MENSQLCKLFIGGLNVQTSESGLRGHFEAFGTLTDCVVVVNPQTKRSRCFGFVTYSNVEEADAAMAASPHAVDGNTVELKRAVSREDSARPGAHAKVKKLFVGGLKGDVAEGDLIEHFSQFGTVEKAEIIADKQSGKKRGFGFVYFQNHDAADKAAVVKFHPIQGHRVEVKKAVPKEDIHSGGGGGGSRSSRGGRGGRGRGGGRDQNGLSKGGGGGYNSYGGYGGGGGGYNAYGGGGGGGSSYGGSDYGNGFGGFGSYSQHQSSYGPMKSGGGGGGGGSSWGGRSNSGPYRGGYGGGGGYGGSSF